The Hippocampus zosterae strain Florida chromosome 11, ASM2543408v3, whole genome shotgun sequence genome includes the window AGACTCATGCTGCAGCTAAAGGCAAGGCTGTGTTCCACCACTTCACGCCCCCCACTGCTCGCTTTGgctgtatataaaaaaagtgGGTGGGAATTTGTCGGGAGGCAGAGAGAGTGCATTTTTAACACATGACAGCGCGAGGTCCAATCGAGTGAGTTGGCAAAGAGAGTGGATGCTTGGGGATCGTGTGTTGTAAGTACAGCTTTTACTGAATTGTCACTTTTTATCCTTCTCTCTTGTTTAGATTTGTTTTCATGGCGGCCTTAAAGACAGTTGGGAATAATGCGCACATTTTACATGCGGCTCAATGGACAGATGTGCCATGTGACCTCTTTAGCGCTTGATTTGATGCATGTAGTGCTTTTTAAATTGGTTATGTTGGCCCCCGCAGCAGTGAGCATGCATTACAAGACAGTATGTCCATGTTGTGTATTTACTGTAACGCCGAGTGCTTTTCAACAACGGGGGTCTGCAGGATCCcgcaatttcacattttggatTGTTTCATTGGATCAGTTGAGGCGGCTAATCAGCCAGTGGAGGCTTCACAAGACTACAGAGAATGTTTTGATCATTTCACCTGGCAGTCATATTTCTTTCCCCTGTTATAGTATGCTCTTGCATCCGAACTCTGTAGTTGCTTCAGTTGCCTGGCAACAGCGGATGAAGGGCATGTTCGTGTTGgaagtatataaaaaaacactttttgaaagATGATGTGTATTTTAACTGCAGTGGGAGGGAGGCTAGCACACAGGTGTTGTCAAGATGACATAAACGAAAGAtggatgagactttttttttaacttaaaatgaCAATCATGTGCCAGTGCTTTCCTTTTGAGAAGATTGCCCTCATTTGTGAAATCCCCAAAAAATAGCACCAATTCTTAAACAGCCGTCATGTCTCCCTTCAGGTTTTGAGAGCATTCTTGAAGGTCTGTTTGGCACAGAGCTGGTAGAAGACCTGCAATTATTTAAGGGTAAGTATCTTCAATTGCTTCTCGTTCACCTTTTCCATACAAGGCAGGTGAATGAATGGCATTGATTATATTGTGTGGAATCTGTTGACTGTACCGTGCGGTACCCCTCGACATTGACAGCTGAAGACACAACCAAGTTGGTGTTTTGCATGGTGCAAAGCCAGTCAAATATCCTCCAGTCGTTTTAATAATGCATGCTGTGATACAGTGGGGCTAATTGTGTTTCCATCATATCGTACATTGTCAACATTGCTTTCGTACAAGTGGAATTCATACGTCATTAACATTTGGTAAATGAATGCAGTTGATCTTAGTTTAGCTGCGCAAATCCAATTCATTGAGATTGAACtttgattttatgtttttaaaacacTGTTTGATTTGCTCGCCTTGTGTTTGATGTCCACAGATTTAGAGCCCGTTCCGGTGTCTGATTGGTCATTTGATAAAAATTGTTTATTCTGCTGTTTTAGAAGAGATAAAGTGAAGGTAAAAGTTTCCTTTCCCCATACGTGTTCAATAGAACCACGCGTATGCCTTCTTTCTGAAGCGTTTCATCATGTCACAGGAACACTTGATCGGCTCGAGGAGCGAGGAGAGTCAAGATCCACTCAAACCTCTCGTGGTGAAAGATCAGACCACCATCAGCACATTAGAAAAGGAAGCTGAGGAATTTCTCAATGCAGTCCTCTGTAATAAAGGTGAGTAGTTTAGCACTGTTTTTACACTCACTTAAAGTGGTAAATGTGATTCACGTTATTACGTCTCTCAGTCGACAAGCTGTCGTAAACCGTACATGTTCAGTTTTTGCGGCATATAGATGAAGATGGATTGCATTTTCTTAGACCAAAAACACAAGTCTTCTCTTCACTGCCACACTTTTTACATCACATAAAGTTTGTGGcacggaaaaaaaaccaactctCTCCAACATGAGttcatcaaaacaaagcagAGGTTGAATTCCCTAAAACGGGTAGAGAACTCCGGTTCCCCGAGAGGCATATCCCGTCCGTTTTCGATCCCTCTCGActtcaacacacttgattcaaataatcagatcatcagcaagctctgtacaGGCCTGAAATGATCCATTTTTAGGAAATGCAAAATGTTTACAAATTTGCACGTCATAACAAATGCATTCAGTCAAGTAGGCATTACTTTACCATGCTGTCATATGTTCTGTCACTGTTGCGCAGCAACATCAATGCAGCGCATCCCCCTATCGTGTTCATTTGCTAATTTAATTAGCTAAAGATTGCTAATTTAATTAGCTAAAGATAGCTAATTCGAGTGATTGGTTAGAATGGTACAGACACCCAAGTCTGTGCTTGCGCCAAGTGCTCGAAAACACAAAAGGCTTTCATACTTAGTCTGCAGTTATGTCATTATCcaaaactcaaatttgaaaGGAAGACCCATAAAGtgagtgattaaaaacaaaaagagctgGGGGCAGTCTTCCATGCAAAAATCAATCTGCGTGCAAATTTATCTTTTGTGACTgtacaaaaaagtcaaattcacaGAACCACACTATTTCACCCGTCACTGTCTCAACAAAACTTTGTCATTTGAATTTGTATAAAAGATCAATAAATAACAGGACGCATAGGCAATTACTAAtagtatcatcttttttttcaacaatatttGGATACCGAGACTTCTGCTTGACAGCAATGATATTAATAACAAATAGTGGTCAATggcttattattttatacattgACTAGATGTTCCAAAATTATcttaattaaacaaaacaattccTGTTTTTTCCGCCCCCCACAACTCCCCTTTCAGATGTGCCAAGTTTCTCCAACCCACACATTCCAGTAGTGGCGCGAGAGATCCTCCAGAAAATGATCCGGCAGTTTGCCGCAGAATATACCTCAAAAACCAGCTCTCCTCAGGATAGCGACTCCGCTCCCCAGCCAAACTCTGACCAAAGCCCGCAGACCCCGGCCTTGACTTGTGGGGCTCCACCTAGCAGCCCCGCCGGCAACGTGGCGGGGCCCGCACACAGCCACAACCCCGTCCTCAGCAAGCTCCTCATGGCCGACCAAGAGGTCCCTCTTGACCTTACCATCAAAAAGACTCCGTCTGAGCCCAGTGAACAAGGTAGTTTCAAACCAATCAGTGCAGGGCGATGTAAATTCTGTTGCACAAATATTCAATGTGCGTCATTTTGAACAGAGGGAGTCCTTGACCTGTCCATCAAAAAGGATCGCCATAGTGGCAGCAGCTTGCCGGTCCCCAGTCTGCGCCTTACGCCCAAGTTGTCCACAATCAAAGGGTAAGAAAAGTTCCTTTGCTGGTTCTCTTCAGGCTTTCCTCCCCTTTTGTTCTGATGTcgaaatgaaaatcaaaacgAAAGTCACAGTTTGAAATATTTGACTTGtggctaaaaacaaaataatgcaaCTTCGTATTCTTAACCTGCACATTAGCATATGTATTGTGCAGTCATCTAAGTTTAAAAAGCTGCACACGGTAAAATTGTGACAGTTACTGGTGTTGCAGCCGGTGACTTAATTAATCGTATGCGTTTCAGGGGCTTCAAAAATTTAGCTTTACCTTTGCTTTTGGGTACAATAGTCGTGATCAGAATTGATTGGCAAAGCATCGATGAGCAGTAATTCACAAGATATTGCAGTCCTTGTCAGTGAAGTTGCATTCTTTTTTGCAATCATCTACCGTTAATCTTTTTTGCAAAGGAAAACAATCCCAATATTAAACTGCCAGGgaggatttgaaatgaaattgaagGAGGTTGGTTGACATGGTGAAAAATAGCAATTGATGGgctgtcaaaacaaaaacattccctCTACGTCTGTTGTTCTGTTGGGAATATACTGTAAGTAGTTTTCATTTGATGTGCGCAGTCTATCAACATTCATGTCAAAATCATTTGTCGAGCAAAAATGCTGCTGCCTaagcaatgaaaataaaagttgcCTCGGGAAGAGATTTATGCAAATATCTACTGCTATTTCACGTCTCTTTGTTGATGAAACACAAATTTGATGGGATCCCTAAAAGCAGATGTGATGAACCTACAGCCCAATATGCAATGCTAGCACATTTGCTGGAAAATAAAATCCGCACATGCTTTCCACCCACCGACCCTTATCATGTACAATGataaatatttatttctcttctcattgcaaatatattttgcCGATAAATTTACCGTGGTCCACAGACGACTGAACCAGTGGGTTAAAAACATTTCCCCATTCACTTTAAAAATTATAGTTACACAAAGATTATTCGTTGACATTTATATTCCTAACTTTGTTGTAGTTTTTTGGAGCATGATCAACCATTTCTGATGAATTAAATGATGAATTAGATTTGCTTAATCCTGCTGCGTTTTAATGCTGACGTCATCAAAATGACGTTCTGTAATTGAACGTAATGTAGCTCTCCCCACCTCATTTCGTAGTCACCTTCCACTGATTTGGCTTCTATTTGAACATAAACACAACAATCACCCTCTGCTGGCTTACTCTTTTATTGCTGTGCTTGTTCAGTGGTAACGTCAcatgcaaaatgtcaaaaaattcaACGCATTTCTCATTTTGTGTTAATTATTAGTGTGCAAAGCTGCCTCACATCAATGTCAGTTACTGGACACGCGTCCTCTTCTTTCTGGCtttactcattttttttgtccttatgTTTGccttcttgttttattttgccagtttcttccatttgtgtcttttttttcgttattgttgttttaagcAAATGAATGTCAGATttgatcctttttttgttgttaatatcacaaccaaccaaccatccaGTCTTTTAAAGCAAAAGAGTGATGTTACCAAAACAAGGTCATATGATAAAGGAGTGGCCAACATCCTCCCCTCCCCAACCCATCCTCCTTTTAGCAAAGAGAGAAAGGCACTGTGCAAGCTCTGCTTACACCCAATTTCCTTCCATCCAATCAGGCGATCCTTGAGCGCGGACCGACAGgatgggaggaggagggagaatATCGGCCACTCCGCCCGTTATAAGCCCTCCTCGTCTCTTGCGTACTCTCTGCACATCAAAGAGGAGGTTGGTCTGGAAAGCGACCCAGAGTCACCTCTCAGCCATAACCACGACACCACATCCACTGACCTCTGCGGAAACGGAACGGGGCCCTGGAATCCCAAAGCTCATTTCGGGGCACTCCTCAAACTGAAAGCCAGCAGCGAAGCTGGCGAGCACCTTAAAGACATTCCCAGGTTGTTGGAAGCCGCTAGCCTCTTCTCAAAGTCTCTGTCCTATGGTAAAGGTAACCACCAGGATGCCTCGCATTATCATTCCAACTTTGACCTCAAGATTCCCCAGGTGCGAGTTTTGACCACAGGAACAGACTCCGCTTgggatcctcagcttcttgaAAATTCAGGTTCACTCTTGGAGAATGGCCTGGGAAAGAAGTTTCATTCCCTTCTGCCCCGGCAGAATCGCAAAAAGACCAACGGTGTTTTCTGGCCCCACGACACGGACCGGCAAAATGGTGTCCTGGATTCAGAGTCGGACCTCGCCAACAAACCACAGAGGAAGAAACGTGGCCGCTACCGCCAGTACAACACGGAGCTGCTGGAGGAGGCCATTGTGGTAGTGATGGGCGGGAAAATGAGCGTATCCAAAGCTCAGTCCATCTACGGCATTCCCCACAGCACTCTGGAGTACAAGGTTAAAGAGCGCATGGGGACCTTGAAACATCCCCCGAAAAAGAAACTGAGGCTGCTTAGCCAGCTCGACAAGCAGAGCAGCTCCCGTTTTCCAAAGAGTGAAGAACTCCAGCACATCTCTGAGGAAAGAGAGAACTCATCCACAGAAAATGGAAGTGGTTTGCATGATGGAAGCCTATCAccaaattaaaaagaataaCTCTATAActgtactttttaattttttttaattttaaacaagGCAAGGCATGTTGCGTTTATGTCCATAAGCCCAAATAGTTCTTTCTAAATTGTGAAATAAGACAAATAATTCCTTATTTATATTTGACAAGATTTTATGAGTgtgtaatatatttattttaattttaggtTCCTCCCATTGTAAACAGGATTGGCCCCATACATTTGGAGTTCAGTACGTTCAGAAGAAAATTGCAACATGCCTGAGTGGCGCCCCTCAATGTCTACTGCCAGTACTGTTCCGAACTCTCACTGTAACCTGTAGACGTCGGCCTTGTAAATAGCAGTCAGAGCATGATGGTATAATGGTGCAATAGTTTCAAATGCACGTGGCACACTATGTTCCAACACTAATGTACTTAAAGTATGTGTTTTCTCCACACAATATAATATCTAAGGTTTATAACTTGGTATACAGGTCCTCTTCTTACACATCGATCTAAGCCaagattatatttttttctggggttttttttcccttttcttttaaatgatcAAGCACAACTGTAATCTGTAATATATCTAGATTCACTGTGCTGTATTTATGAATGGTCATAGTTTATTCTCAATGCCTTCACAAAGCCTCAGGTTCACTTCAGGCTCAGATTCAAGACTTGTCTTAAAACTGCGGATTCACTGTACTCTTGCGCATACTATACTCTATACCTCACTCGCATATAAGCTTCGGTAAACAGTTGTTTCCCGGTTTGCCACCTCAAATGCTACATGGAATTGGCAATAATTGAGGATGTCTGGCTGACAGGACAAAAACAATGTGCCCTATAGTCAACCGTCTTCACAGATTACCTTCCCTGTTGGTAGCATTTCAGTGTTGGCAGAAGCCTTCAGTGATTCCAACGGGCCACTTTTCACATTGCAGGCTTGAACTTATTTTCTACAAGGCAGAAGAAAGCGTAGATCAGCATACTATTCACATGTATGCTAATTGCTTGCGCAACATTGAT containing:
- the wu:fc17b08 gene encoding ligand-dependent corepressor isoform X5, which gives rise to MASQCKRQQCSIDRRGFRQELDSWRHKLIHCVGFESILEGLFGTELVEDLQLFKDLEPVPVSDWSFDKNCLFCCFRRDKVKEHLIGSRSEESQDPLKPLVVKDQTTISTLEKEAEEFLNAVLCNKDVPSFSNPHIPVVAREILQKMIRQFAAEYTSKTSSPQDSDSAPQPNSDQSPQTPALTCGAPPSSPAGNVAGPAHSHNPVLSKLLMADQEVPLDLTIKKTPSEPSEQEGVLDLSIKKDRHSGSSLPVPSLRLTPKLSTIKGRSLSADRQDGRRRENIGHSARYKPSSSLAYSLHIKEEVGLESDPESPLSHNHDTTSTDLCGNGTGPWNPKAHFGALLKLKASSEAGEHLKDIPRLLEAASLFSKSLSYGKGNHQDASHYHSNFDLKIPQVRVLTTGTDSAWDPQLLENSGSLLENGLGKKFHSLLPRQNRKKTNGVFWPHDTDRQNGVLDSESDLANKPQRKKRGRYRQYNTELLEEAIVVVMGGKMSVSKAQSIYGIPHSTLEYKVKERMGTLKHPPKKKLRLLSQLDKQSSSRFPKSEELQHISEERENSSTENGSGLHDGSLSPN